In Gossypium arboreum isolate Shixiya-1 chromosome 6, ASM2569848v2, whole genome shotgun sequence, the following are encoded in one genomic region:
- the LOC108480564 gene encoding protein SMALL AUXIN UP-REGULATED RNA 12, with protein sequence MDDQGGSKSTGIRQIVRLKEILQKWQTMTLCTMPSTDTPHSEENHGVFCPPINQRLKNIMSFDSDEDSCHGSEPPPDVPKGYLAVYVGPELRRFIIPTSYLSHPVFTILLEKAEEEFGYDHNGGLTLPCEIETFKYLLKCIENHPNNHPVGSSVSEQLEIH encoded by the exons ATGGATGATCAAGGTGGTAGCAAGTCGACCGGGATCCGGCAGATTGTTAGACTAAAAGAAATCCTTCAGAAGTGGCAAACCATGACGTTATGTACGATGCCGAGTACGGATACCCCACATTCAGAAGAAAACCATGGAGTTTTCTGCCCACCAATCAACCAAAGGCTCAAAAACATTATGTCTTTTGATTCTGATGAGGACAGTTGCCACGGTTCCGAACCGCCGCCCGATGTCCCTAAGGGATATTTAGCAGTTTACGTCGGACCAGAGCTTCGAAGGTTTATCATCCCGACAAGCTACCTCAGCCATCCTGTCTTCACTATTCTGCTGGAGAAGGCTGAGGAGGAATTCGGGTACGATCACAACGGTGGACTTACCCTCCCTTGTGAGATCGAGACCTTCAAGTATCTCCTCAAGTGCATAGAGAACCACCCAAACAATCACCCAGTTGGCAGCTCAGTTTCTGAACAG CTGGAGATTCATTAA
- the LOC108480983 gene encoding adrenodoxin-like protein 1, mitochondrial: MVSTRGCSSNGRALALHERGFVELDFGLPRSYQEVDMHICLDQDINKGIAVITSGLRFHISKASWFFYLSFRRCFCRSDEEKGTISVTFVSKDGEEIPIQVPIGMSMLEAAHENVIELEGACEGSLAFSTCHVRVMDMEYYNKLEDPVDEENDMLDLAFGLTETSRLGCQIVASPELDGICLAIPAASRNFAVDGYVPKPH, encoded by the exons ATGGTAAGCACGAGGGGATGTAGCTCAAATGGTAGAGCGCTAGCTTTGCATGAGAGAG GCTTTGTAGAGTTGGATTTCGGGTTGCCAAGGAGCTATCAAGAG GTGGATATGCATATATGTCTAGATCAAGATATAAACAAAGGCATTGCAGTCATTACCAGTGGTCTACG GTTCCATATTTCAAAAGCATCATGGTTTTTCTACCTTAGCTTCCGACGGTGCTTCTGCAGGAGCGATGAAGAGAAAGGAAC GATATCTGTCACATTTGTTTCAAAGGATGGAGAAGAAATTCCCATTCAAGTGCCTATTGGAATGTCCATGCTGGAAGCAGCTCATGAAAATGTTATAGAACTTGAAG GAGCATGTGAGGGTTCACTTGCTTTTTCAACATGCCATGTCAGAGTGATG GACATGGAGTACTATAATAAATTGGAAGATCCAGTTGATGAGGAGAATGACATGTTGGACCTGGCCTTTGGGCTTACCGAAAC GTCTCGTTTGGGATGTCAAATAGTTGCAAGTCCTGAACTTGATGGAATTTGTTTAGCAATCCCTGCTGCCTCCCGAAACTTTGCTGTTGACGGGTATGTTCCAAAACCACATTAG